One Rhodopirellula bahusiensis genomic region harbors:
- a CDS encoding YbjN domain-containing protein, whose amino-acid sequence MSAQVDQFSAYLDRGEIKYEQDSETSFFRMMFDGKHGDIRVLIVVEDSLIQVFSHPANKIPENNRRHIAEAVCRANYGLKVGSFELDMEDGELRYQTSIPLGDDFPDDDVLDHILYVGGAMVDRYVPAFLSIIYGNEDVKLAIEAAEM is encoded by the coding sequence ATGTCTGCCCAAGTCGACCAGTTTTCTGCTTATTTGGACCGCGGAGAGATCAAATACGAGCAAGACAGCGAAACCAGCTTTTTCCGGATGATGTTCGACGGAAAGCACGGTGACATTCGGGTGCTGATCGTGGTCGAGGATTCGCTGATTCAGGTCTTTTCACATCCAGCCAACAAGATCCCCGAAAACAATCGTCGGCACATTGCGGAGGCCGTTTGCCGAGCGAACTACGGACTGAAGGTCGGCAGCTTCGAGCTCGACATGGAAGACGGAGAACTCCGCTATCAGACCTCGATCCCTCTGGGCGACGACTTCCCCGACGACGATGTGCTAGACCACATCCTCTACGTTGGCGGTGCGATGGTCGATCGCTATGTCCCCGCTTTCCTGTCGATCATCTACGGCAACGAAGATGTGAAGCTGGCCATCGAAGCCGCTGAGATGTAG
- a CDS encoding Ig-like domain-containing protein — protein sequence MNFDNSSRRPSDSKPSFQNQVRRRLMSWIQGTSASTAGESVQRGRLQLETLENRQMMAGDVDLFATEGFFGSAGESSAAVESSSTDRGESDRAAEGEPGQDLVQFAKDLDAAGVTFYGAHWCPACTQQKQLFEDGGDDLPFVEVTLPDRTQDTQFSSLNISEYPTWVFPDGTRLTGVQSLETLSTRSGVAIPTSDGENPSFETLDAQTVELGSPLHIPIDGYDAEGGPLTVTVSVANPNLVEATVLSGNRSLRLDMDGFGDMVFELFEQRAERPTERVIDLANSGFYDGIIFHRVVNGFVIQGGDPTGTGQDGSDLGDFDDQFHPDLQHNRTGVLSFAKSLDDTNDSQFFITEVETDFLDFNHSVFGQLVEGEDVREAISNMQVNNSTSNKPTTDIVINSATVFEDTENSVIMLKGLGGTGSTTVTVTITDSDGNSFDQIVPVTITDPPTDRRNAQPYLEDINVPASSPKTTPAELQLESFDLEGDAVQYFISGGVTGGTATVNASTGLLEVTPAANVSGTQTVSLTVGVAAASSSDSNSDLQSLVFTFTDSNTQTPAAPSSLDLRSSSDTGNSSGDNLTNAASLTFDVTGVTTGATVQIINTADNTVVGVGTATGGSIAITTSNLAAIGDGTYSLAARQIVNGVTSGTSTSLSVTLDRTDPSFTLPANSSTGNVGAAYQANLSSSEEGSGATYSLTVFPSGATIGSSSGIINWTPTTAQLGQNDFTVEISDLAGNTYTESFSVTVAEEALARLEVRLTDLDGNVIDSVDVGQEFFLQLIGVDARDLSERGGIYSAYADIEFDSTIADFVAGTSIEYDPDFDFLPRGTLTSGLFNEIGAASSRFSPTNLEDSVMATVRMRAISDGSLTFTTNPADVSANETLLFFNNDRLPAGSVNYGSTTLTVGDVTTNNPPVGVDDTFTVISGSGQNTLDVLANEASTADPGETLTITAVGTASNGGTLSIASDGLSINYTPPSNFIGTDTFQYTVSDGTSTDTVQVTVNIQSDDNAPTAVNDSFPASGTILEDSDAVTYDVLANDTTDADNEAFTITGVGSASSGGQVSIVNSGTGISYKPALNFNGTETVTYTIRDTGGGLSTATVTFTVTAVNDAPVAESVTVDTVRGTSGEAVLTRSDLPTNVDTGEVLQFVNLSTPTAGGTVTVSSDGSSILYTPSSSTFTGTDTFTYQVQDAGGLSSSTATITVNVADYLSRSFNFAFDSIGALSSSFFDAAILTGTNARGETISIPLSDSSIVVSGSTVSVPDMLPGSYKLTIPAVPFFQGGEEAREIDIESGTDETDEDISLSFGRLLPQYIRVNDWFGSAPASRVVAAVLPGSNAFYMQSSNAADSRLSDVELSLNAAGTSITVNATESTTVDGATTTAQVSGTADVGDGSSLEVRGQVGDYRLVILNFDESGFELDAPTSTSTAATGTQASGTEAAGEPLASAVTVADATVPVSELGTTQVQSSVEPAGEPIEILSDDSEKVVGGSDEASQVDAAMPDVTDSLTRISDTEDVVASGVTGQPQLLGEAVDEVLTGTSGSN from the coding sequence ATGAACTTCGACAATTCTTCTCGCCGTCCATCCGACTCCAAGCCATCGTTCCAAAACCAGGTTCGGCGTCGTTTGATGTCTTGGATCCAAGGAACGTCCGCGTCAACCGCGGGCGAATCGGTCCAGCGAGGGCGTTTGCAATTGGAGACACTTGAAAACCGTCAAATGATGGCGGGTGATGTCGACCTGTTCGCAACCGAAGGCTTTTTTGGTTCCGCCGGAGAGTCTTCGGCTGCCGTCGAGAGTTCGTCGACCGATCGCGGGGAATCGGACCGAGCCGCGGAAGGCGAACCCGGCCAGGACTTGGTGCAGTTCGCGAAAGATTTGGATGCGGCAGGCGTCACGTTCTACGGAGCTCATTGGTGTCCGGCGTGTACGCAGCAAAAACAATTGTTCGAGGACGGTGGCGATGACCTGCCGTTTGTCGAAGTCACGTTGCCCGACCGAACGCAGGACACTCAGTTCTCGTCGCTGAACATCAGTGAGTACCCGACTTGGGTGTTCCCAGATGGGACTCGGCTAACGGGCGTCCAGTCGCTGGAAACACTGAGCACTCGAAGCGGCGTTGCGATTCCAACTTCGGATGGTGAGAACCCATCGTTTGAAACGCTCGATGCACAAACGGTTGAGCTTGGCTCACCACTGCACATTCCGATCGACGGATACGATGCTGAAGGCGGTCCGCTGACCGTGACCGTGTCGGTGGCCAATCCGAACTTGGTCGAAGCGACGGTTTTGAGTGGCAACCGTTCGTTGCGTTTGGACATGGACGGCTTTGGCGACATGGTGTTCGAGTTGTTCGAGCAGCGTGCTGAGCGTCCGACCGAACGAGTCATCGACTTGGCCAACAGCGGCTTCTACGACGGGATTATCTTTCACCGAGTTGTCAACGGTTTCGTGATTCAAGGTGGCGACCCCACTGGGACAGGGCAGGATGGTTCAGATCTTGGGGACTTTGACGATCAGTTCCATCCCGATCTGCAGCACAACCGAACGGGCGTCCTGTCATTCGCGAAATCGTTGGATGACACGAATGATTCGCAGTTCTTCATCACGGAAGTCGAAACTGACTTCCTGGACTTCAACCACTCCGTATTTGGTCAGTTGGTAGAAGGCGAAGACGTTCGCGAAGCGATCAGCAACATGCAGGTCAACAACAGCACGTCGAACAAGCCGACCACGGACATTGTGATCAACAGCGCGACTGTGTTCGAGGACACCGAGAACTCTGTGATCATGCTGAAGGGTTTGGGCGGAACGGGCAGCACGACGGTGACGGTGACGATCACGGACTCGGACGGCAATTCGTTCGATCAAATTGTTCCGGTGACGATCACGGATCCGCCAACTGACCGCCGCAATGCTCAGCCTTACCTCGAGGACATCAATGTCCCGGCGTCGTCGCCAAAGACGACTCCCGCTGAATTGCAGTTGGAAAGCTTCGACCTGGAAGGCGATGCGGTTCAGTACTTCATCAGTGGCGGAGTGACTGGTGGGACCGCCACGGTCAACGCTTCGACTGGACTTTTGGAAGTGACACCGGCCGCGAATGTGTCGGGAACGCAAACGGTTTCGCTGACTGTTGGTGTGGCAGCGGCTTCGAGTTCGGATTCGAACTCGGACTTGCAGAGCTTGGTGTTCACCTTCACCGATAGCAACACACAAACTCCCGCCGCACCATCGTCTTTGGATCTGCGTTCCTCGTCAGACACGGGCAACAGCAGTGGCGACAACCTGACTAACGCAGCCTCGTTGACGTTTGATGTCACTGGTGTGACCACGGGTGCGACGGTTCAGATCATCAACACCGCGGACAACACGGTCGTTGGCGTCGGCACCGCGACCGGCGGATCAATCGCGATCACGACCAGCAACCTTGCCGCGATCGGCGATGGAACCTACAGCTTGGCAGCTCGACAGATCGTCAATGGAGTGACCAGCGGCACGTCGACATCTCTGTCCGTCACGCTGGACCGCACCGATCCATCGTTCACTTTGCCCGCCAACTCATCGACGGGCAACGTGGGTGCCGCCTATCAAGCGAACCTCTCCAGCAGCGAAGAAGGCAGCGGTGCGACTTACAGCCTGACTGTCTTCCCATCCGGGGCCACGATTGGCTCGTCGTCGGGGATCATCAACTGGACGCCGACCACGGCACAGTTGGGACAGAACGATTTCACCGTTGAGATCAGCGATTTGGCTGGCAACACTTACACGGAATCGTTTTCGGTCACGGTTGCTGAGGAAGCGCTGGCTCGACTGGAAGTGCGACTGACGGACTTGGATGGCAACGTGATCGACTCGGTGGACGTTGGTCAGGAGTTTTTCCTGCAGTTGATTGGTGTCGACGCTCGGGACCTGAGTGAACGTGGCGGGATCTACTCCGCGTATGCCGACATCGAATTTGATTCGACGATCGCTGACTTCGTTGCTGGAACTTCAATCGAGTACGATCCCGATTTCGACTTCCTGCCTCGCGGAACATTGACCAGCGGTCTGTTCAACGAAATTGGAGCGGCAAGCAGTCGGTTCTCGCCAACGAACTTGGAAGATTCTGTGATGGCGACGGTTCGCATGCGTGCGATCTCGGACGGTTCGCTGACATTTACAACCAACCCGGCTGATGTGAGTGCCAACGAAACCTTGTTGTTCTTCAACAACGATCGCCTGCCTGCGGGTTCGGTTAATTACGGAAGCACCACGCTGACCGTTGGCGACGTTACCACGAACAATCCTCCCGTCGGTGTCGACGACACATTCACGGTGATTTCAGGTTCAGGGCAGAACACGCTGGATGTTTTGGCGAATGAAGCTTCGACCGCCGATCCCGGTGAAACGTTGACGATCACTGCCGTGGGAACCGCGAGCAATGGCGGCACGCTGAGCATCGCGTCCGATGGTTTGTCGATCAACTACACGCCGCCATCCAACTTCATTGGAACGGACACATTCCAGTACACCGTCAGCGATGGAACCAGCACTGACACGGTTCAGGTGACTGTCAACATCCAAAGCGATGACAACGCACCGACGGCGGTCAATGACTCGTTCCCCGCATCGGGGACAATTCTGGAAGACTCCGACGCGGTGACCTACGACGTTCTCGCGAATGATACGACGGACGCGGACAACGAAGCTTTCACGATCACCGGTGTTGGTTCAGCATCGAGTGGGGGCCAGGTTTCGATCGTTAACAGCGGCACGGGAATCTCTTACAAACCAGCCTTGAACTTCAACGGCACCGAAACGGTGACCTACACCATTCGGGACACCGGTGGTGGATTGTCGACCGCGACCGTGACCTTCACGGTGACCGCAGTGAATGACGCACCGGTTGCGGAAAGCGTGACCGTCGATACGGTGCGCGGCACTTCCGGTGAGGCCGTGTTAACGCGAAGCGATTTGCCGACCAACGTTGATACGGGCGAGGTGTTGCAGTTCGTCAATCTCAGCACGCCTACGGCGGGCGGCACCGTGACGGTTAGCTCGGACGGTTCGAGCATTCTTTACACGCCTTCGAGCAGTACCTTCACCGGTACTGACACCTTCACGTATCAGGTGCAGGATGCTGGTGGATTGTCGAGTTCAACTGCGACAATCACGGTGAATGTTGCGGACTACCTGTCGCGAAGCTTCAACTTTGCGTTTGATTCCATCGGTGCCTTGTCCAGTAGCTTCTTTGACGCAGCGATTTTGACTGGAACAAATGCTCGCGGTGAAACGATTTCAATCCCGCTGTCGGATTCTTCCATCGTGGTTTCAGGTAGCACGGTCAGTGTTCCTGATATGTTGCCGGGATCGTACAAGCTGACCATTCCCGCAGTGCCGTTCTTCCAAGGTGGAGAAGAGGCTCGCGAGATTGATATTGAGAGCGGAACCGACGAGACCGACGAGGACATCTCGTTGAGCTTCGGTCGATTGTTGCCGCAATACATTCGAGTCAACGATTGGTTCGGATCGGCACCTGCTAGCCGCGTGGTGGCTGCAGTCTTGCCAGGCAGCAACGCCTTCTACATGCAGTCCAGCAATGCAGCTGATTCGCGTCTGAGTGACGTGGAGCTTTCACTGAACGCTGCGGGCACCAGCATCACGGTCAACGCGACCGAATCGACTACGGTCGATGGAGCAACCACCACAGCTCAAGTCAGCGGCACCGCGGATGTGGGTGACGGCAGTTCACTCGAAGTTCGCGGTCAGGTGGGCGACTACCGATTGGTGATTCTCAACTTTGATGAATCTGGATTCGAGTTGGATGCTCCAACATCGACCTCAACCGCAGCCACCGGCACTCAAGCGTCGGGGACGGAAGCAGCGGGTGAACCACTCGCATCTGCAGTGACGGTGGCTGATGCAACCGTTCCGGTGAGCGAGCTCGGAACCACTCAAGTTCAGAGCAGTGTCGAGCCCGCTGGTGAGCCGATTGAGATCTTGTCAGACGACTCCGAAAAGGTCGTCGGAGGTTCGGATGAAGCCAGCCAAGTTGATGCCGCGATGCCCGATGTCACGGACAGTTTGACCCGAATTTCGGACACCGAAGACGTCGTTGCGAGCGGTGTAACGGGGCAGCCTCAATTGCTCGGCGAAGCCGTCGATGAGGTCTTGACAGGCACTTCTGGGTCGAACTGA
- a CDS encoding HU family DNA-binding protein, with protein sequence MAKVPPKPPTKTQIIANIAEETELTKKDVAAVLDSLAAEIEKSLQKGGPGQFAIPGLCKIVLKDVPAKPKRKGRNPANGEEIWLAPKPASKKLTIRPLKGLKEMI encoded by the coding sequence ATGGCCAAAGTACCGCCCAAACCACCGACGAAGACTCAAATCATCGCCAACATCGCCGAAGAGACCGAACTGACCAAGAAAGACGTCGCGGCAGTTTTGGACTCGTTGGCAGCTGAGATCGAAAAGTCGCTGCAAAAGGGTGGCCCCGGACAATTCGCGATCCCAGGTCTTTGCAAGATCGTGTTGAAGGACGTTCCCGCCAAGCCAAAGCGTAAAGGCCGCAACCCTGCCAACGGCGAAGAAATCTGGTTGGCACCTAAGCCCGCCAGCAAGAAGCTGACCATTCGCCCACTGAAGGGCCTGAAGGAAATGATCTGA
- a CDS encoding beta-ketoacyl-ACP synthase III, whose product MIETTSNATANDPAAKSVNEESSVESTPGSDDAASSAMPKEETTRGRMGNLKGVRIAGTGSYVPDRIVTNEDLAALGCDSDWIVRRTGILQRRHAEPDQATSDLCYEAALRCLENANVSVDEIDLILVATITPDHPTPSTACHLQRRLGAVAPAMDIGAACAGFMYALVTGAQFVSNGNARNVLVIGADLMSRTVDPDDKKTYPLFGDAAGAALLVPSTKDTCQSSECNDATNASEIPSDGLLAYQLGSEGCGGEMLCIPAGGSRDPIKSGSEPSVSSYLQMDGRGVFKWAVRVFDESAKDVLRAANVTSDQLGLVVLHQANQRIIDSAVSDLNVPPEKVFVNLDKYGNTSGASIPLALDEAARDGRLKEGDLLLLCGFGAGLAWGTALLRW is encoded by the coding sequence ATGATCGAAACCACCTCGAATGCCACCGCCAATGACCCGGCCGCGAAATCTGTGAACGAAGAATCTTCTGTCGAATCGACCCCTGGCTCTGACGATGCTGCTTCGTCCGCGATGCCCAAAGAAGAAACCACTCGCGGTCGCATGGGCAACCTAAAAGGCGTTCGGATCGCGGGGACTGGATCGTATGTGCCCGACCGAATCGTCACGAACGAAGACTTAGCAGCCTTGGGTTGCGACAGCGACTGGATCGTTCGACGCACCGGCATCTTGCAACGTCGACATGCCGAACCTGATCAAGCGACCAGCGATCTGTGCTACGAAGCCGCCCTTCGTTGTCTCGAGAACGCGAATGTTTCGGTCGATGAGATTGATTTGATTCTCGTTGCCACGATCACGCCCGATCATCCAACGCCGTCGACCGCGTGTCACTTGCAACGCCGTCTAGGTGCGGTTGCCCCAGCGATGGATATCGGTGCCGCATGTGCTGGGTTCATGTACGCGTTGGTCACCGGTGCTCAATTCGTTTCCAACGGCAACGCTCGCAACGTGTTGGTCATCGGAGCTGATCTGATGAGTCGCACCGTGGATCCAGACGACAAGAAGACCTACCCGTTGTTCGGCGATGCCGCCGGTGCGGCGTTGTTGGTTCCTTCCACGAAAGACACGTGTCAGTCGTCGGAATGCAATGACGCGACGAACGCTTCCGAAATCCCATCGGACGGACTGCTGGCCTATCAGCTCGGTAGTGAGGGATGCGGTGGCGAAATGCTATGCATCCCTGCCGGTGGTTCTCGCGATCCGATCAAATCGGGATCAGAACCGTCCGTCAGTTCCTATCTGCAGATGGATGGACGTGGCGTTTTCAAGTGGGCGGTTCGAGTTTTTGATGAAAGTGCCAAAGACGTTTTGAGGGCGGCCAACGTGACGTCTGATCAGCTAGGTTTGGTGGTCTTGCATCAAGCCAACCAGCGAATCATCGACTCCGCGGTTTCTGATTTGAATGTGCCGCCAGAAAAGGTGTTCGTGAACCTCGACAAGTACGGCAACACCTCGGGTGCAAGCATCCCGCTCGCATTGGACGAAGCCGCTCGCGATGGTCGGTTGAAAGAAGGTGACCTGTTGCTGCTGTGCGGTTTCGGCGCGGGCTTGGCTTGGGGCACCGCACTGCTGCGTTGGTAA
- the xerD gene encoding site-specific tyrosine recombinase XerD — protein sequence MAKRLTKLQQLKSGQTESVAPSAGQAVCDEFLVYLKRECHLADNTVEAYGRDMKRFVTWMDGRRPAELTITELSDFVASLHGEGLAPASISRAIVAIRTFFKYLQLEGITVDNPAELLATQKAWQRMPGVLSPNEVEAFLSAVKKSDSFWQRDRALLEVLYATGCRASEVCTLRVRDLTLEERTLRCHGKGDKQRMVPIGGRAIQAIQLYLEESRHILADRNPGQVDALFLSRSGKALDRIQLWRLVKRYAKRAGIADEISPHSLRHSFATHLLAGGADLRQVQEMLGHASIQTTQIYTHVEHSRLQRVHRDYHPRA from the coding sequence GTGGCCAAACGACTCACAAAACTGCAGCAATTGAAGTCCGGACAGACAGAATCCGTGGCTCCTTCGGCCGGTCAAGCGGTTTGTGATGAATTTTTGGTTTATCTGAAACGCGAATGTCATCTCGCCGACAACACGGTCGAGGCCTACGGGCGAGACATGAAGCGTTTCGTCACCTGGATGGACGGTCGGCGCCCAGCCGAACTGACGATCACCGAATTGTCCGACTTTGTCGCTTCACTTCACGGCGAAGGATTGGCCCCCGCTTCAATTTCACGAGCGATCGTGGCGATCCGGACGTTTTTCAAGTACCTGCAGCTCGAAGGCATCACGGTCGACAACCCGGCCGAACTGCTGGCAACTCAGAAGGCTTGGCAACGCATGCCGGGCGTGCTGTCGCCCAACGAAGTTGAAGCCTTCCTCTCCGCAGTCAAAAAGTCCGACTCGTTCTGGCAGCGAGATCGAGCGTTGCTCGAGGTGCTCTACGCAACCGGCTGTCGTGCATCCGAAGTCTGCACCCTTCGAGTTCGTGATTTGACGCTGGAAGAGCGAACTCTGCGATGCCACGGGAAAGGCGACAAGCAACGAATGGTCCCAATCGGTGGTCGCGCGATCCAGGCCATCCAGCTCTACCTCGAAGAAAGCCGTCATATCCTGGCCGATCGAAACCCAGGGCAAGTCGACGCGCTGTTTTTATCGAGAAGCGGCAAAGCCCTCGACCGCATTCAGCTGTGGCGTCTGGTGAAACGCTATGCCAAGCGAGCCGGCATCGCCGATGAAATTAGCCCGCACAGCTTGCGACACAGTTTTGCGACTCACTTGCTGGCCGGCGGTGCGGATCTTCGACAAGTCCAAGAGATGCTTGGGCACGCCAGCATTCAAACCACCCAGATCTACACCCACGTCGAACACTCGCGACTGCAACGTGTGCATCGGGACTATCACCCGCGAGCGTGA
- the galE gene encoding UDP-glucose 4-epimerase GalE produces MKVFVVGGAGYIGSHAVALLLDAGHEVVVFDNLSRGHAKSVPDGLLVEGDLNDQAKLTSLLKEHSIDAVMHFAAFAEVGESVRDPAIYYQNNVVATLSLLEAMRAAEVKKIVFSSTTATYGQPDTVPIPETTPQNPINPYGFSKLVVEKALADYAHAYGFAYAALRYFNAAGARPDGTIGEHHDPESHLIPIVLQVALGQRESISIFGDDYPTPDGTCIRDYIHVDDLGDAHLRALDRLTPGEGIKVNLGTGRGTSVREIVEACRTVTGHPIPEVMGQRRPGDPAELIADATLAGEVLGWKPRYTDIQDIVKTAWNWHQAHPQGYDTV; encoded by the coding sequence ATGAAAGTTTTCGTCGTCGGCGGTGCCGGATACATCGGATCGCACGCGGTTGCTCTGTTGCTCGATGCTGGTCACGAAGTGGTGGTGTTTGACAACCTGTCGCGCGGCCATGCCAAATCGGTCCCAGATGGCTTGCTGGTCGAAGGTGACTTGAACGATCAGGCAAAACTGACGTCACTGTTGAAAGAGCATTCAATCGATGCTGTGATGCACTTCGCGGCGTTTGCTGAGGTTGGTGAATCCGTTCGCGATCCAGCGATCTACTACCAAAACAACGTTGTGGCGACGCTGTCGTTGCTGGAAGCGATGAGAGCGGCTGAGGTGAAGAAGATCGTCTTCAGCAGCACCACGGCGACCTACGGCCAACCCGACACCGTGCCGATTCCCGAGACGACTCCGCAGAACCCGATCAATCCCTACGGGTTCTCCAAGTTGGTGGTTGAGAAGGCGCTCGCGGATTACGCCCATGCGTATGGGTTCGCCTACGCTGCACTGCGGTACTTCAATGCGGCGGGAGCACGACCGGATGGAACGATCGGGGAGCATCACGACCCTGAATCACACCTGATTCCGATCGTGTTGCAAGTGGCATTGGGACAGCGCGAATCGATCTCGATCTTTGGCGACGATTACCCCACACCCGATGGAACCTGCATTCGAGATTACATCCACGTCGATGATCTAGGAGATGCTCACCTGCGGGCGCTCGATCGCCTGACTCCGGGCGAAGGGATCAAAGTCAACCTTGGCACCGGTCGGGGAACCAGCGTCCGTGAAATCGTGGAAGCGTGCCGGACGGTGACCGGGCATCCGATCCCAGAGGTCATGGGGCAGCGGCGTCCTGGCGATCCTGCCGAGTTGATTGCGGATGCCACCTTGGCCGGCGAAGTTCTTGGGTGGAAACCTCGCTACACGGATATTCAAGACATCGTGAAGACGGCCTGGAATTGGCATCAAGCACACCCCCAGGGTTACGACACGGTTTGA